The following are encoded in a window of Megalops cyprinoides isolate fMegCyp1 chromosome 16, fMegCyp1.pri, whole genome shotgun sequence genomic DNA:
- the il13ra1 gene encoding interleukin-13 receptor subunit alpha-1, giving the protein MDLLFQGFFLVTCYWVTLASTAEQAGVLPPPSRVSLQWVNDFCVNLSWSPPENLNRSACGVKYLVEETIRGGESNKFTKVCTNYTTCLELDGGVTYTVRTQPDTCGQINSSEGITLSIPPVKEKLVKDFQCVYYASGSMNCTWNPTSEATDLQLHYWWNDGERIHLPPEPCSLYLYSGNLKTGCHLHGGFLDVTALYPMFFLIKGMRGGSVLRNTFYTLPRENVKPSPPKLKIEPLPDKPNHLMLTWEEPSGFHPELKYWDYQFRITNCEKKQPKSAHQDTYVEVPYDQRCQFRAQVRAVCNYMCGKGASDWSQEESYGQDSSDWSFHVAFIAIPIILTICVIVLLLFLKKLQVLILPQIPDPRKFLKELINSNEDQGVARPNLPWDSTLDERKVFVPEQTEVCLKIELEAESQPKEKPKAEP; this is encoded by the exons ATGGACCTGCTGTTCCAAGGATTCTTCCTGGTTACATGTTACTGGGTGACTCTCGCTTCGACGGCAGAGCAAGCAG GTGTGCTCCCACCGCCAAGCCGCGTGTCTCTGCAATGGGTCAACGATTTCTGCGTAAATCTGTCTTGGAGCCCTCCGGAAAATCTGAACAGGAGCGCGTGTGGCGTCAAATATTTAGTTGAGGAAACAATCCGCGGG GGGGAAAGCAATAAATTCACAAAAGTGTGTACAAATTATACAACTTGTCTGGAGCTTGATGGCGGAGTAACCTACACAGTGAGAACACAGCCTGACACCTGTGGTCAGATCAATAGCAGTGAAGGTATAACCTTGAGCATCCCTCCTGTAAAAG AAAAACTGGTGAAAGACTTCCAGTGCGTTTATTATGCGTCGGGGTCCATGAACTGTACGTGGAATCCAACAAGCGAGGCCACTGACCTCCAGCTCCACTACtggtg GAATGATGGTGAGAGAATCCACCTGCCCCCGGAGCCCTGCTCTTTGTACCTGTACAGCGGGAACCTGAAGACGGGCTGTCACCTGCATGGAGGCTTCCTGGACGTCACTGCACTCTACCCCATGTTCTTCCTTATCAAGGGAATGCGAGGAGGTTCAGTCCTGAGGAACACCTTCTACACGCTTCCCCGTGAAAATG TGAAGCCCTCGCCCCCCAAACTGAAAATAGAGCCTCTGCCTGACAAGCCAAATCATCTCATGCTCACATGGGAGGAACCCAGTGGATTTCACCCAGAATTGAAATATTGGGACTATCAGTTTCGCATCACCAACTGTGAGAAAAAACAG CCCAAAAGTGCTCATCAGGACACCTACGTGGAAGTGCCATACGACCAGCGATGTCAGTTCCGAGCCCAGGTGAGGGCTGTCTGCAACTACATGTGTGGGAAAGGGGCCAGCGACTGGAGCCAGGAGGAATCCTATG GTCAAGATTCAAGTGATTGGTCTTTCCATGTGGCTTTTATTGCTATTCCCATCATCCTCACCATCTGTGTCATCGTGCTCCTCCTGTTCTTGAAGAA ACTGCAGGTCTTGATCCTGCCTCAGATTCCCGACCCAAGGAAGTTCCTCAAAGAGCTGATCAACAGCAATGAAGACCAAGGGGTTGCGCGGCCAAATCTCCCCTGGGACAGTACTCTGGATGAG AGGAAGGTCTTCGTCCCCGAGCAGACGGAGGTGTGTCTGAAAATTGAGCTGGAGGCGGAGTCGCAACCGAAGGAAAAGCCAAAGGCCGAGCCATGA